The following are encoded in a window of Syngnathus scovelli strain Florida chromosome 4, RoL_Ssco_1.2, whole genome shotgun sequence genomic DNA:
- the baz2ba gene encoding bromodomain adjacent to zinc finger domain protein 2B isoform X4 — MESGERLASPAPTLSAARTSSPAASSSSSSSSSSSPAPHSKSSLAPSPSALGSTLSTSGRLFGAAGEQPFIGSTLSSAFPLVNHPAFGALYTAGVGRPEFGGLGSLGMSAALAAHPQLGALSEWWRAAEAHGRGAASFLPSFIGFPPFFTPHIQPNHSASPVQMRMPSKNSQEPPKGVNGAVNGSSVCPPTTQPGTFCPSPTPVQASTNLTKKAEPSNSPCQNNPAKMVEKPALKTKERKQRKKAAEASGVSNSETGTSSDSSSDGSLSSDLEDLAEDDEEDEDEDEDDDLSDSEKQLKKKTKVLIPVTGKTDSGLHTAEDQDNHMRTAPSNPPSLIPIAHSVSPPILSQTSPLAIHSSRSRPEQHFSVIQSTGLAANSKSLALLSQSHRESSPSSSPIALTHSPNALASSASPKRPKLLPSSSSPQHLPLALSSSPKPVSVPSPPCSAFPLSTSPKDFTLTSSVTSPHKSSVKPPQYVTAGSAKANNRRKLLEDSLAQINEFRLKQTLMSQGQTFPAELRKQGPNKSPKGKSLSSSPLPPALPPPPPQNNHSNLFLSSALLGLPEPNHPNGVIQSTTQDAPLALITKPRKNSASQGKSPQCDSDGGSMPVNLSTGASRTQTSAQVGLPSQPPTTSPHVTSYGSRKSKTPKGKGQTPGLAQGPGQTGPLANWKGFSQNHLVQSLVDLFRGGESGIGIPGVGIPSVGIPGVGIPGNCNPAAGLPANKESDDSGDDDDDEDDDLEEEEEEDDDSDDSLSESDSNSDSDISGKKVKESKSLSSSSSKKEMTPRGQIKGPELLNTSANHTATSCSPLNLQVIKTPTIVTSASALAYHSSPGSSYSLVSPLGLGKRKRVMDEKDLMTPLELGWRRETRIKNMSGRPQGDVAYYAPCGKKLRQYPDVMKYLSRNGISGITRDNFSFSAKIRVGDFYEAREGPQGLQWNLLNEEEVIPHILAMEGRRGRPPNSERQLAGDSAKANRRRKGRPPNVGDPLVPEGPSPSEVKLLRKLEAQEIARQAAQMKLMRKLEKQALARAAKEARKQQAIMAAEERRKQKEQIKILKQQEKIKRIQQIRMEKELRAQQILEAKRRKKEEAANAKILEAEKRIKEKELRRQQAEILKHQELERHRLDMERERLRQEKRDEKRLNKERKLEQRRLELEIARELKKPNEDMCLPDQKALPEFSRIPGLILPGRAVSDCLMLMQFLRGFGKVLGLDLNADVPTLGMLQEGLLNVGDSMGQVQDILVKLLSLAVCDPGLPPGQKTKTMLGDHLTNVGINRDNVSEVLQMYMGAHCANTELAPLALSLKTKAFQAHTPSQKASILGFLANELACSKVVISEIDKNLDQMANMRKDKIIMEGKLKKLRTIYAKRTGKREASVGVEDNQSLGTPSSAIKRKRKLGGDTDDDDEDDDDSDDPADDDEDEDEEDLKKVKKVETYDEDEVDQATSVEELEKQIEKLAKQHHQTRRKLFEISHSLRSMMYGQDRYRRRYWVLPHCGGVFIEAMESGEAPEELEEERQRRRKAAEEVKVKDEPQEIELEKDKPVSHSGLAHGLQQQKEEGNEHEERKDSPITFYQQQAYVSQLCPGAPRETVKAEDQGSPHVGENDNRTRSPIATNNVMSYSPSRNTSEPAAAKTAVIVSQDTSNVPGPISLSAHCPPVLRESPGNTPPASSPTPSQQLSLQPNDQLLRVLTERSGHWFSLLPRNPCDLSSLTTTPPGALDATPQASSTPSKPRSPPASPALPLTPSAASASVSPHHPAGLLTYPLSALQPKPGVSLLGVSLGSWPSGMISPSLPLCNSPNPMLGHSVEGNTAASVSSKSESPLPRLEKSSSMPSPPALEIPKSLDHHTPRPIPEDMLSGWWRISDVEELRALVAALHSRGIREKGLQRQVQKYIEIIPQVCIKHRDVAMIELRELEESQVSVESVRGWCVEEQAMEMDIAVLQQVEELERKVTAASLQVKGWTHPDPQSEREDLVYYEHKPLSKSGPTSSSANGGDKDGKDHPEERGEKGGVMRHPDNPLDIAVTRLANLERNIERRYLRSPLGTTIQIRLDNVGTVTVPAPAPSASADREGGEEEVAHGMKVWRKALIEVRSAAQLAMCIQQLQKSIAWERSIMKVYCQICRKGDNEDLLLLCDGCDKGCHTYCHKPKITSIPEGDWYCPACITKASGPTPKNKKPPCRPVASSVGANKKGGESKKNGKHAGNGDVSEDDPASAGSTPKKSSKDNSRNRKSEEGSTALPGPNQESPVCVKRAKTARDNNRDLGLCRVLLAELERHQDAWPFLTPVNLKSVPGYKKVIKKPMDFSTIREKLVSSQYQNLETFIIDVNLVFDNCEKFNEDNSDIGRAGHNMRKFFEKRWTELLKQTN, encoded by the exons ATGGAGTCTGGAGAGCGGCTGGCCTCCCCTGCGCCCACCCTGTCTGCTGCGCGCACCTCCTCCCCTGCggcctcttcctcctcatcctcctcttcctcgtcatCTCCCGCTCCCCACTCAAAGAGCAGCCTGGCCCCAAGCCCCTCGGCTCTGGGATCCACCCTTAGCACCTCTG GCCGTCTGTTTGGAGCAGCAGGAGAGCAGCCCTTCATTGGTTCCACATTGTCAAGTGCCTTTCCTCTGGTCAACCACCCAGCCTTTGGGGCCCTCTACACTGCTGGAGTGGGCAGGCCAGAGTTTGGAGGCCTTGGCTCTCTAGGCATGTCAGCTGCTCTGGCTGCCCACCCCCAGCTTGGAGCCTTGTCTG AGTGGTGGCGAGCTGCTGAAGCCCATGGGCGTGGAGCCGCCAGCTTTCTTCCGTCTTTCATAGGTTTCCCTCCATTCTTTACCCCTCATATTCAGCCAAACCATAGCGCCAGTCCTGTTCAGATGAGAATGCCCAGCAAGAATAGCCAAGAGCCACCGAAAG GGGTGAATGGCGCAGTAAACGGCAGCAGTGTCTGCCCGCCCACAACACAGCCAGGGACTTTTTGCCCAAGTCCAACTCCTGTCCAGGCTTCGACCAATCTAACCAAAAAAGCAGAGCCCTCCAATAGTCCCTGCCAGAATAACCCTGCTAAGATGGTGGAAAAACCTGCTCTGAAAACTAAGGAAAGG AAGCAACGTAAGAAGGCAGCAGAGGCTTCCGGAGTCAGTAACAGTGAAACAGGGACATCTTCAGACAGCTCAAGCGACGGGTCCCTCAGCAGTGATTTAGAGGACCTCGCggaggatgatgaagaggacGAGGACGAAGACGAGGACGATGATTTGTCAGACTCTGAGAAACAgttaaagaagaaaacaaag gttCTGATACCAGTTACTGGAAAGACAGACTCTGGGCTCCACACAGCGGAAGACCAGGACAACCACATGCGGACGGCCCCCTCCAACCCCCCAAGCCTCATTCCCATAGCCCACTCAGTGTCTCCCCCGATCCTGTCTCAAACCTCACCACTGGCTATACactcttccagatccagacctgAACAACATTTCAGTGTGATCCAGTCCACTGGTCTGGCTGCCAACTCAAAGTCCCTGGCACTCCTCAGCCAGTCCCACAGGGAGTCCTCGCCGTCTTCCTCCCCCATCGCCCTCACCCACTCTCCAAATGCGCTCGCCAGCTCTGCATCTCCCAAACGTCCCAAACTGctgccctcctcctcttccccacAGCACCTGCCCCTCgccctctcctcctcccccaAGCCCGTTTCAGTGCCCTCCCCGCCATGCTCGGCCTTCCCGCTGTCTACCTCCCCGAAGGATTTCACTTTGACCTCATCTGTAACGAGCCCCCACAAGTCTTCGGTCAAGCCACCGCAGTACGTTACTGCGGGCAGTGCCAAAGCCAACAACAGGAGGAAACTGCTTGAAGACTCACTTGCACAGATCAATGAATTTAGACTGAAACAG ACTCTCATGTCCCAAGGGCAGACGTTCCCAGCTGAGCTAAGGAAGCAGGGGCCAAACAAGTCTCCCAAGGGGAAGTCTCTGTCTTCTTCTCCGTTGCCACCCGCtttgcctcctcctccaccccAGAACAATCACTCCAACCTCTTCCTCTCGAGCGCCCTGCTCGGGCTTCCTGAACCGAATCACCCCAACGGAGTCATCCAAAGCACCACTCAGGACGCACCTTTGGCCCTCATCACCAAACCTCGCAAAAACTCTGCCTCTCAAGGCAAGTCCCCTCAGTGCGATTCTGACGGCGGGTCAATGCCTGTCAATCTCAGCACAGGGGCGAGTAGGACCCAAACAAGTGCCCAGGTTGGGCTTCCGTCGCAGCCGCCTACTACCTCACCTCATGTCACGAGCTATGGATCCAGAAAGAGCAAGACCCCAAAGGGCAAGGGACAGACACCAGGCTTGGCACAAGGACCGGGACAAACAGGGCCTTTAGCAAACTGGAAAGGCTTCTCTCAGAACCACTTGGTACAATCTTTAGTGGATTTGTTTCGTGGGGGAGAGTCAGGGATCGGGATCCCAGGTGTCGGCATCCCCAGTGTTGGCATTCCTGGGGTGGGGATTCCTGGTAATTGTAACCCTGCGGCTGGTCTCCCTGCTAATAAGGAATCTGACGACTCAggcgatgacgacgacgatgaagatgatgaccttgaagaagaggaagaggaggatgacgaCTCTGATGACAGCTTGTCAG AATCTGACAGCAACTCAGACAGTGACATCTCTGGGAAGAAAGTAAAGGAATCCAAGTCGCTGTCATCCAGCTCGTCAAAGAAGGAAATGACTCCCCGCGGGCAAATCAAAGGCCCAGAACTACTAAACACCTCAGCCAATCACACAGCCACCAGCTGCTCCCCTCTCAATCTCCAGGTCATCAAGACGCCCACTATTGTCACCAGCGCCAGTGCCTTGGCCTATCACAGCTCTCCTGGCTCCTCCTACAGCCTAGTCTCTCCATTAG GTTTAGGAAAGAGGAAGCGGGTGATGGATGAGAAGGATTTGATGACGCCTCTGGAGTTGGG GTGGCGGAGAGAAACGCGAATCAAAAACATGTCAGGGCGGCCTCAGGGGGATGTGGCCTACTACGCACCATGTGGCAAGAAACTGAGACAATACCCAGATGTGATGAAG TATCTATCCAGAAATGGAATAAGTGGCATCACGCGTGATAATTTTAGCTTCAGTGCAAAGATCAGGGTTGGTGACTTCTATGAAGCCAGAGAAGGACCCCAG GGTTTACAGTGGAACCTGTTAAATGAAGAGGAAGTCATTCCTCACATTTTGGCAATGGAGGGCCGCCGGGGTCGTCCCCCCAATTCAGAACGCCAGTTAGCAGGCGACAGTGCCAAAGCTAACCGGCGGAGGAAAGGCCGACCCCCAAATGTGGGCGACCCCTTGGTCCCGGAAGGTCCCAGTCCCAGTGAGGTCAAACTCTTGCGCAAATTAGAAGCTCAAG AAATAGCCCGACAGGCAGCCCAGATGAAACTGATGAGAAAACTAGAAAAGCAGGCACTGGCACGTGCTGCCAAAGAAGCTCGGAAACAACAAG CGATTATGGCAGCAGAGGAGAGACGGAAGCAAAAAGAGCAGATCAAGATTCTCAAGCAGCAG GAAAAGATCAAGCGTATTCAGCAGATTCGGATGGAGAAAGAACTCAGGGCACAGCAAATTTTGGAG GCCAAGAGGAGAAAGAAGGAAGAAGCGGCCAATGCCAAAATATTGGAAGCTGAAAAACGAATCAAG GAAAAGGAGCTGAGAAGACAGCAGGCGGAGATCCTGAAGCACCAG GAGTTGGAGAGGCATAGACTAGATATG GAGCGCGAGCGCCTGCGGCAAGAAAAAAGGGACGAGAAGCGTCTCAACAAAGAGCGGAAGCTGGAGCAACGCAGGCTGGAATTGGAGATAGCCAGAGAGCTGAAGAAGCCCAATGAAGACATGTGCCTGCCTGATCAGAAG GCTCTCCCTGAGTTCTCCAGAATTCCCGGGCTGATCCTTCCAGGACGTGCAGTGTCCGACTGTTTGATGCTGATGCAGTTCTTGCGCGGATTTGGAAAGGTTTTGGGCCTAGATTTGAATGCTGATGTCCCAACACTGGGTATGCTACAAGAGGGCTTGCTCAATGTGGGTGACAGCATGGGTCAAGTCCAAGACATCCTGGTCAAACTACTCTCTCTGGCAGTCTGTGATCCTGGTTTGCCCCCTGGACAAAAG ACAAAGACCATGCTGGGGGACCATCTGACGAACGTCGGCATAAACCGGGATAATGTATCTGAGGTGCTGCAGATGTACATGGGGGCTCATTGTGCCAATACCGAATTGGCCCCTCTGGCTCTCAGTCTGAAGACCAAGGCTTTCCAGGCCCACACACCTTCCCAGAAGGCCTCCATCCTGGGATTCCTAGCAAACGAGCTAGCTTGCAGCAAAGTAGTTATCAG TGAAATTGATAAAAACCTGGATCAGATGGCAAACATGAGGAAGGATAAAATTATCATGGAGGGAAAACTTAAGAA ATTGAGAACCATTTATGCCAAACGCACTGGGAAGAGGGAAGCCAGCGTAGGCGTTGAAGACAACCAGTCTCTCGGTACGCCGTCCTCAGCGATCAAACGCAAGAGGAAACTCGGTGGTGACACcgacgacgatgatgaggatgatgatgacagTGACGATCCGGCTGACGATGACGAagatgaggatgaagaagaCCTTAAGAAGGTTAAAAAAGTGGAAACATatgatgag GATGAAGTTGACCAAGCCACAAGTGTGGAAGAGCTAGAAAAGCAGATTGAGAAGTTAGCTAAG CAACATCACCAGACGAGAAGAAAGCTCTTTGAAATATCCCATTCCCTGCGCTCTATGATGTATGGCCAAGATCGGTACCGCCGTCGATATTGGGTACTTCCCCATTGTGGAGGGGTTTTCATTGAAGCTATGGAGAGTGGAGAAG CTCCAGAGGAACTAGAGGAGGAGCGACAGAGGCGTAGAAAAGCAGCAGAGGAGGTCAAGGTCAAAGATGAACCTCAGGAGATTGAACTAGAGAAGGACAAACCTGTCTCACATTCTGGCCTCGCACATGGCTTGCAACAACAGAAGGAAGAGGGGAACGAGCACGAAGAGAGGAAGGACTCCCCAATCACCTTCTACCAACAACAAGCTTATGTGTCTCAACTTTGTCCAGGTGCCCCCAGGGAAACAGTAAAGGCGGAAGACCAGGGGAGCCCTCACGTTGGAGAGAATGACAACCGTACGCGTTCTCCTATTGCCACAAATAACGTGATGTCATACTCCCCCTCTCGCAATACCTCTGAGCCCGCAGCGGCAAAAACGGCTGTGATTGTCAGTCAGGACACTTCAAATGTGCCCGGGCCGATCTCCCTCTCCGCCCATTGCCCTCCGGTCCTGCGTGAAAGCCCGGGGAACACtcctccggcctcttccccaacTCCATCCCAGCAACTCTCCCTCCAGCCCAACGACCAACTGCTTCGGGTTCTGACCGAGAGGAGCGGGCACTGGTTCAGCCTGCTCCCTCGCAACCCCTGCGACCTTTCTTCCCTCACGACGACCCCTCCCGGGGCTCTCGATGCCACTCCCCAGGCGTCCTCCACACCCAGCAAGCCCAGATCTCCTCCAGCGTCACCTGCCCTCCCTCTCACTCCTTCTGCGGCGTCGGCTTCAGTCAGCCCGCACCACCCGGCCGGCCTCCTCACCTACCCTCTCTCAGCACTGCAG CCAAAGCCGGGCGTTTCATTACTTGGAGTGTCTTTGGGGAGCTGGCCGAGTGGCATGATAAGTCCCAGCTTGCCTCTGTGCAACAGCCCCAATCCTATGTTGGGTCATTCTGTGGAGGGCAACACGGCAGCGAGCGTGTCCAGCAAGAGTGAATCACCTCTACCTCGTCTTGAGAAAAGTTCATCCATGCCCTCTCCTCCTGCCCTGGAGATTCCAAAATCTCTTGACCACCACACACCCCGACCTATCCCAGAGG ACATGTTGAGCGGTTGGTGGCGTATATCTGACGTCGAGGAGCTGCGGGCGCTGGTCGCTGCTCTCCACAGCCGAGGTATCAGGGAGAAAGGCCTCCAGAGGCAGGTGCAGAAATATATCGAGATCATCCCTCAAGTCTGCATTAAACACAGAGATG TGGCCATGATCGAGCTACGGGAACTGGAGGAGAGCCAGGTCAGCGTGGAGTCGGTACGAGGTTGGTGTGTGGAGGAGCAGGCTATGGAGATGGACATAGCCGTGCTCCAGCAGGTGGAGGAACTCGAAAGGAAGGTCACTGCTGCCAGCCTGCAGGTCAAG GGCTGGACCCATCCTGACCCCCAGTCCGAGAGGGAAGATCTGGTGTATTACGAGCACAAACCCCTCTCCAAATCGGGCCCCACATCCTCATCGGCAAACGGGGGAGACAAGGACGGCAAGGATCATCCCGAGGAGCGGGGGGAGAAGGGCGGGGTGATGCGTCACCCAGACAACCCTCTGGACATAGCAGTGACCCGTCTGGCCAATCTGGAGCGCAACATCGAGAGAAGGTACCTGAGGAGCCCCTTAGGTACCACCATTCAGATCAGGCTGGATAATGTGGGTACGGTCACTGTCCCTGCCCCCGCACCATCCGCTAGTGCTGACAGGGAAGG TGGCGAAGAGGAGGTGGCCCACGGTATGAAGGTGTGGAGGAAGGCCCTGATCGAAGTGCGCAGTGCCGCCCAGCTAGCCATGTGTATCCAGCAACTACAGAAGTCCATCGCTTGGGAGCGCTCCATCATGAAAGTG TACTGTCAGATATGCAGGAAGGGAGACAACGAGGACCTCCTGCTTCTCTGTGACGGCTGTGACAAAGGCTGCCACACTTACTGTCACAAACCCAAAATCACCAGCATCCCTGAGGGAGACTGGTACTGCCCGGCCTGCATAACTAAG GCAAGTGGTCCAACTCCCAAAAACAAGAAACCTCCATGCAGGCCAGTCGCATCCAGCGTGGGTGCAAATAAGAAAGGTGGCGAGTCTAAGAAGAATGGGAAGCATGCGGGAAATGGGGACGTGTCTGAGGACGACCCGGCCAGCGCCGGCAGCACGCCCAAGAAAAGCTCAAAAGACAACAGTCGCAATAGGAAAAGTGAGGAGGGCTCAACCGCTCTGCCGGGACCAAATCAGGAGAGTCCCGTATGTGTCAAAAGAGCCAAGACTGCTCGAGACAACAACAGGGACCTGGGTTTATGCAG GGTTCTCCTTGCTGAGCTGGAGCGACATCAAGACGCCTGGCCTTTCCTGACGCCTGTCAACCTCAAGTCAGTTCCTGGCTATAAGAAGGTCATCAAAAAGCCCATGGATTTCTCCACCATACGTGAGAAGCTCGTGAGCAGCCA GTATCAAAACTTGGAGACTTTCATCATTGACGTCAATTTGGTATTTGACAACTGCGAAAAGTTTAACGAGGACAATTCCGACATCGGTCGAGCTGGTCATAACATGAGGAAGTTCTTTGAGAAGCGCTGGACTGAGCTtctgaaacaaacaaactaa